The genomic window GAGGACGCTAAAGCGCTGCAGCAACCGTGGTATTTAaaggaagctaatgctaaagcttcAATTCAAGTTGTATCTGCCCTTGAAAAATTACAACCCTCAAGCACCAATTTCATTTTGACactattatataaaatatattgaccCACTGAGATTTATCATGCGTTCTTAATTAAGACAATGTTAAACCATGtgtattttcttcccactttacaattattcactactttctgttgtgaagtgacaaattgtgaaaaggttcaagggtTATGGATATTTTACGTTCAAATCAAGGCAAATGCCTAATCAGTAAATGGTTGATCTTTCTACCTAGTTTAGATTTCAGTTGTAAATCCATGATGTTTGCCCTCTCTTCCTCCGCACCACGCATCTCTCCATATGCTGACACTGTCACTTCTCAAAGCACTCATCCGGGGTTCAACACCTGACCTTGAGACCTTTCCTGCACATCTTaccttcttctctctctgcccaATTCCTGGCTATCGTCAGTAGGCCACTAGAGCCACTTGTACAAAAGATGTatgattttattcaaatctaCCATTGGATCAATTTGGCTTGATCCAATGAACCTGCAAGGTAAAAAGTAGTGGAAACGCCCtcttaatgtttgaaaaagggAATTAATTTTATGTCTCCTAAAGCATCGATGTGGGTTTTTATTGATCTCTCAAACATTATTTTGGGAAATGAGACCTGCAGATCAGGAGATTTTTGAGCTgccattatatatatatatatatatatatatatatatatatatatatatattaaccTTCTAATTTCAGGTAAACCTAAAGTCTACCTTTCTTCTTACCCTTTAATTGACCAAAGTCATTCTGATGTGACTACCATCAGCGATCCCTAACCCTGATCtgtcctccttccttcctccattTCCCCACCCTTCCCCCTCCAGAAACCTGTACTAATTGCTGTTAGGTTTATGAGCATTACCCGCTCTGCCACCCCGGTATGTATGCCCCGCCCACACCATGTGCCTGCCCACCACCAGTCCTGTCCTGTCAGTCTATTCGCTCCCATACTGTCTGCTGACATCTATTGACAGCTGTTTTCTGTTAAgtggctgatttcttttttttttttttgttggtttagatgtttttgttcattgtttAGGTTGACAGATGGTACACTGCAGCCCATCAGTCTAAAATAATATCAATGAATGACATTAAACAAGGTTACTTAACACTGACCTTATATGAAGCCATGTCAGTGGTCATTCAAACTCGTGTTTGTTGACATAAGAGCCGATAACTCAAAGTTGGAGTAGTCATATTAAATCAATGGACTTGAGAAGAcatgaatgaaaacatgttgaaagGTCCAAGATCCACAAGTTAATGAGATCTTTTACACTAGATCCACCCAGTTTTTGTTGCCAAATATCTCAATCTTAGATGCATCTAATCAAAAGCCCACGACTCCTGGTAAAGATCTAGCATAGCTTAGCTCTTAGCAAGGTGGCAAGGTCAACATTGTTGAGTGAAGAGAGCAGTTGTCAAAAGAAAGGATTGTCTgcgttttgtcatatttatacGAATAGACATTTGTGAATTACTGAATAGTAgttaaaataaagccaaaaaagTGCATCAGTACATTGATTCAAAGGAATTGTCATGGCTATCAGTGATTATACCACTAATAGTTTTTATAAGTGCAATGACTCAAGACGTACTCAAAGACAAGTCAAAGATTGAATTTTCCTTCACCATTAATGATGCCATGCAATCTCCCATACTTCACACAGACAGTCGATGTGCGGTCATGGGGTTGCGGGGACGTTCGTATTCACAAACGCCTTTCACACACGTTGCATGCCACTTGAGCGGCACCCGTCCTGCTTTAGAATACTACAGATCCCTGAGTGTGGAGGTGACAAAAAGGTCACATCTTTCCACAGACCGGCCTCCTCCATGGACAACTTGGCAATTTCCATCCAGGGGTTTGTAGCCATTTTGTAGTTTGTAGGCAATTCAAATTCTTCATCACATCTGATAAAACATACCTCAAATGTATTTACCTGCGAAcccacacataaaaaaacagatggtGGAAGTGGACTAGCTGAAGCTAGTCAACAGTGCTGTCCGAGCAAATTTCTGCATTAAACATGGCAACAAACGTCTGACCAATCACGCAACACCTCGCACAGAGCTCTGTACGAAATAGTTCAAAAACAGCATGAGCCAGGCCTGGGacaaaatgacccaatttcttCATTTATGTCAATGAGAGCCGATTTTGACACTTTGGAAGAAGTGTAGAAAGTAAGAGTCTTGGTGAGCCCAAGATTCTCACCCACATCCTGCTCCGTTCTCtccttttgcatttaaatttaagtgTGAGACTAAGCTAACGCAGTAACATCTGATGTTATTTTGCCGCTATACATCTTTACCAGGGTTGGGGTTAATTGTTGAGGGCAAGTAGCTAGCATTAGCAGCTACAAACTAAATACTGTAAACGTTTGAAACTTTTGTTAACCGTTAAGTAACTTTTGGACCTAACCTAGTTTTTGGAAGAATTGTCAAACTGAGCTCAGACTTGACAGGTTCAAATATATTAGCtgtgttttagcattagcattcatttCCTGAAACAGCCTTATGGCTGCCGAATGTTGTAGCTGGGGAACACGGCAGCGCTTTAGGAACCAGCCAACTTGTTGCGTTGCCAtgtagctgtgtgtgtttgctgcttACGCTCAGAAGGAGCATCAGTCTGACTGGGTTAGCTCCACTGATCgctctgctttctgtttccGCCACACAACGTGCTAACATGCAGCCTAGCACAGCTACATCTAAGGTAATTCATAGGCGCGTGTGTGTTTATGATGaagtgcttgtgtgtgtgccgCAGCAGCGCTCCTAGATTTTAGCAGTGATGGTGTTAAGTGTGGTCAGTGTGTCTGTATTGTCACCACATGGTCAAAAACTGTAAGCTGAGCTTAGAGCAACCCAAACCGTCTCCTCTGCTTTATTACTGCCTCTTTCAACAAAGAGGTGGTAAACGTTGGTCAGGCTAAACGTTTACGccactgtgttttcttttttgtgtgtgtcgtCTAAATTTTAACAGAACAAAGTTCGTATTCGGCAAAGCGGCTCCCACATCCCCTCGCCTCCTCTGAGCCCTAAAGCAGAAGGGGACGGAGCGGGAGGagccggaggaggaggagaggaggcagcAGGAGAAACGGGGATCaacgagcagcagcagcaggccaTGCAGCAGGAGGAGCGGATCCTCACAGAGCAGATCGAGAGTCTGCAGAAAGAGAAGTACGCCGACATGCCAAATGAAGCCTGAGTAAGACTCCAGAGCGAGGAACCATGACACCAACTGTTTGCTGCGTTTTTGTGCCGCCAGGGAGGAGCTGACGTACGAGATGCTGGTGTTGGAACCGCGCGCGTCCGACGACGAAACGCCTGAATCAGAGGCCTCCATCGGCACAGCGGACAGCTCTGAAAACATCACCATGGAGACGGAAGGAGCCACATCCGACCCCTCTGGTGCGTGAGTTCATGTGTTATATACTGATAGACTTTAGAAACTGGTGGCAATAACCCAAGGCGCAGTTTCTTGGGGCATATATATTAATTAAACGTTTTTGCAATGAATGcatgttttgatgtctttgaatTTTCTATAAGAGTTATTGGCTTATAGCAGGTGAGTTACAATAATATTTTGGGATTtctctaaatataaataatactCAAAGGGACGTATTAAACCTACCATCATCAGTTCATAACTACTTAAGTATAGTACTACCTATTGATGTGCTGTAATTTGcattagcaaaatatttttctttagttcatAGGGCACCATACGGTTTTGATTCAGACTACAGAAACATGAGTGGAGATGGAGACTCAGAGCTGAACTCTGAAGAGAACACATATCCAGGGAAAGAAccataaatggtaaatggactgaacctCTAGAGAgcttttttcagtcattttggcCACTAAAAGCGCTTTTTACACTGGAGTCACATTCAATCATTGATTGATATTCTACTGGTCAGATCATCTTCTGTTGGCGTCACCGTCTGGTTTAGGTCTCATCTCTCTGGCTCCTTTtaacaaaatgtcagttttactCATCACTGGTGTCCCACAAGGTTCCTTTCTGGGTTCCTTCCTGTTCATCACATTCAGTATAAAATGTCATTACTGTACAAACTCCACCTTTTCCTCTGCCTCCCAAACCCCCAGGTACGTCCCTCTCTTAACATGGGACAACAAAAATCCAGGCAGGAATTACATCTACATGCTGTGGTAGATTGAAGGTTAAAgacaagacaataaaacatgagcaATGGATGTACGTTATTAATGGACATACGTCATTGCTCGGTCCAGGTCTGTGCTTCTTTTATCAATTCCTGTCCTCGTCAGAACGCGGGACGTATCGATCGAGGAAGTCCGAGGCGAAGACCAGACGGACTCTGCGTCGTCAGCCAGACTCTCAGGACTCGGTCGACTCCACCTCTACCGTCTCCTCCTCCTACCAgccctcttcctccctctcctccatAGCCTCCGGTTCCCCGTCCCCCCACTACCGCTTCCGTTCGTCCTCCTCCGGGCCCCTGCTTACCTCCTGTGGCCTGGGGGCCCCGCTGGCGGAACCGGAGGACGGCCAAAGGACCGGAAAGACTCGCCTCAGGCTCAGGCTGAGCCGCAGCTCGCCGCGCGACTCCTCCGGAAGCCATCAGAGGGAGTCGGACTTCGGCCCGGGCCCACAGCAGCTGGTTCTATACAGCAATAACGAGTTTATGGTGTGATGACGAGGTGGGTGACGAAGACTAGCTGCTGCCGGTTTCTGAAGGGAATTATAGGAAGGTTGCAGGTTAGTGCGGAGGCCCTCCTCTTTGCCCAACCCCGTCACCTTCTGACCCAGTCAAAGCTGAGCGAATTGGGGGAGCGACAACTGCAGCAAACGGTCTAGAGAAGCGGACTTGATGATCTGTGCGGACCAATGTGAAGTTAGGACATCTCAGTACTTTATGGCCCCTGCAGGTCTACCAGGGGTCGCTTAAAGGAACAATGAGAGGGGGAAGAAAAGATACTGCTGGGGGTTGGGggtgttactttaaaaaaaattcctgcaAAGCCAAATCTTACAACGCcccatctttatttttcagcatgTGGGCAGGTGGGTAGAGCCACCGAGAAGAAATGTAGCCATACTGACTGAACTGGTGGAACCAGCGCCAAGCTAAGTGTGCTTTTCATCGCGTTTACACAAGACACACCAGCCAACAGGCTGCACGCTTTTCCTCCACTCCTGTCCTTACATCCCGTAGAACAGACTGTCAAaactgtattattattattattattattattattattattattattattatgttacaGAGGACGTAAATGTacatagagagagagagtccaGTGCTGCTCCCGGTTATTCCTGATCTGtgtccttttattttatttttcctcgtAAAGTGAAGTGTCAGAAATTCAGGTTCCTGTTTCGTTTCCGTTCTGATTCTGCTCGCGTTCCGGCCAGGAGCCAGTTTGGGAAGACGAATGTTCTGAATGTCAATATATAGAGCGTCTATTAGCCGGCCGGcagcaagtgtgtgtgtttttgtacttgcctttttgttttcagcacagATTTAATTTGGAAACATCAGTGTTACTGCATCAGgacttgaatatttttttcttgttttttaactgTACGATATTGCTGTATCATAGGTGTTTATTGATATCAAATATGTCATGTTTTGTTAATATTGGTTTGTTATGACGAAAGCcattatctctctctctctctctttctatcgAACACATCTTCTTCCCTCGTGTGCATATGTAGCCTCTCCTACCCCTCATTTTATACACTAGGATGTCACACTAACCGAGGGGGGAGGAGCGTCTATCGCCTCGCGCTTACCGACACACTTTAACCGTCCATTATCTCCTCTGAGCCACTCAAACTACTCCGCTCTTTCCCGTCATGACCGTAGCTCTTCTCTAACtcttttctccgggttctcgcTGTGAAACGTAGCATTTAATCTGCTCACCAAACCTGCTAACCAAAACAAGTAGCGACTAACCCCACCCGCTCCACGTGCGCGCGTGCTCTTCCTGGCCTCCTCTGTCCGTACCACGACGTCATCTCGCTAACTCCCTCAGTCAGCTGACCGGTCTTGGTGGTATGCGGTACGTTGCGAAAGCCTTCGCGCCCCTCGAGCGTTTTCTGTTGCCGTACGGCCACcaaactgcagtgttttatCCGAGCGAAGATTGGGCTGCACAAGATTTTATGTCTCATTTTGTGTTCGATTTGTGGAAccgaaaataaaatccatccgGCTTCGTGGTCGTGATGCAGGCAAAATCTGAAACCGCTGGAAGGGGTGCGAGTACTTTAGCAAGGCACTgtaattgtttcttttaaaaataataatgttataaaatacattaactgTAAACCTGTaaggattaaaagaaaaagtgaatctGCTTCTAGAAGTGAGCAGCTGAAAGAACAAAACCGCTCCTCTGTCAGTTATCTTCACAGTAATATTTGTGGTGTGTTTCCATATGacattctgggaaaaaaaaaaaaaaaaacctaaaaaaaaaaaaagatttaaaaaaggaaaaagtgaatGTAACTGTCACTGGAAGGCATGCCTCGCTTTCAGTCGttgttttgttcctcttttaTACACAGTGTATGTACTATTTATGATCATGGCATTGCGATGTACATTAGTTGGAAAAGAATCTGTTATAAATAGGATATATTATCCTTTCATTACCGAATATTAATCAtggcaacatttttctttttttcctccccaacaGGCCGCACATggttctgtctttttgtttgttttgttttgtttttttgcgcAGGGAAAAcggtgaaaaaaaagaagtgttgcaaaaaaaaaagtggacatAGTTAAGTATGTATAAGGtgcaatttgtgttttcttttttttttatgatttaacatCTTTATTGTTGTAAGGAAAAAAACTATGGGGGAAAATTTCAtctgcttattaaaaaaaatgctaaagaatTGCAGCCAACCATAAGTAAGTGGTGTGATTTCTTGGCCCAGCCGGTTGCATTAGCCTGTACTTGCTTCTAATGGAGTCTATTGTTAGCGCAGACACTGCAGTTAAAAAAGCCTCCATTATTTAGCGTTGATTCAAACGTCAGCGTCTTCCAGCTTGATCCTCACTTATTCATTGACCTCTATCTGAAAGCGCATCTAATCATACACACTTTGAGTTATTTATGGTGTCCTTATCAGACTGAGATGTATTAATTTGAGCGTGTAGATTAACCAggaagcaacatttttgaaactgtTAGCCTCTCCAGCACATCCTCCaggtttttgttgtatttcagaTCACATTAAATGCCACACTCTTGGCACTGTGTAGTtgtatgtaatatttttcttttaattcagttcagtttttagaaGAAATATCATCTGAAGGACAAACCTGTCAGGgtccaattaaaaaaagaataaaaatacatatttgtgaATGTACttactaaataaaatcattctactaatttgatttaatatttagaaaaataaatgaatatgttGTTTGCAATTAAcgcataatttttttattaaacaacaaagaaagCAATTAGATCTCTTCTAACGCCACAAAGtgtcaaagtaaatattttctctgacGCAGCTAAGATGTGCTGCTCACAATACAACCCATTTAAACATGGCAGCtttggcgccctctgctggacgaGACATGGAAATAACATTAAACCAAAAACCTTCAGCTGAACTCTTAAATTCAACTAACTAGAACTTGTTAGCAATATAAAGTAGCTAACCGAGTGTTGTTGAAGCTTAATAATTCGTACAAATTACctaaaaaaatgaccaaaaaaaaaaatcacgttaAATACCATCCGATATGAAACTTTAAAGTGTGAGCTCATATagaaacagtttatttatttatttatttttatttcattattatagTTTGTTGTTTAATCTACTGAATTTGCGTCGAGCTGCATGTCGCGTGCCGCGTGCGCTCCAAACACGGACCGCGAAGAGCCTCGAAACTTCCCGTTTCACAGTCAGCCGTGTTTTGTTGTTCCGCATCTACGACCTCTTGCAACAGACCGGTGGGACCGAGTCAGAATTGGTGACTGATTAATGGACTTTTGCATGACGAAGGCGGGGAGGAAGAAACGATGCAGACTTAATGTGTTTCTcttcaattaaaatgaaagtgaaactgaTTTGTTTCCTAATGAGCTACTATAAATGAAGCTCCTCGCTCCGGCCGGCTTCACAACTCCCACTGCTCAGCTGACGAAGAACCAGACATACCTTGAAGGTGAGTTTTATTTCCTCATGTTCTCATTACTGGAGATTCAGCTGATAAAGTTAACcgatttcactttttttcaacCTGTTTTTAATGCACAccgaacaaaaatataaacgcCCCATGTCAAATGTAAGTGTTTTTTGAACGTTTGGGCAATAtatagagaaacaaaaatgtatattcaGTAATTACTGATCTTCATATCGGCAGTGATAACATCGTGGCTTGGCCATTTGTAGCTGACTTACAGTCCTTTGAACATGATAGGGGTCTGTGGCTATTGGTCATCAGCTGAGGCCGATCCCGCAGATGGACGAGCCGGATGTGACGACCTCGTTGCAGACGAGGATGAGGTCGATTTGCAGAAGTGCCAGTCTGTTGGAAATTAAGTCTTAAACGGCTCGTGGTCCGATGATGGACATAGAGCAGTAGGTGCACGGCTACAAATGTAGTCTCTACAAAGAGTAACCTGAACATCATTAAAGATGCATCCAACATGCCCGCATAACTTGTGACATCTGAGGTTTTATGACTTGTgacaaaatttgacattttggggCCTTTTATTGTCCAGTTTAAGGATTGTCCggttgttgctcattttgtctgATGTCACTGGACATGCTCCACCCTGCACTGAGTAAAGAAACAACTCACTGAATAATGCTGACTGACAGCAAGTTGGATTCAAAATTATACACAAATCAAGAGAAATATTACttttgtacaataaaatgtcagcaaacGCTCATTTACAGTTGTTAACTCCAGATGGCAGCAATATTTGGCATGcggtgtttatatttttgttcagcgtagctgtttctttaaatgaagctttgattgattttattccaGATGGTTGACAAAATCATCATTTTCTTTGACCTGGAGACCACTGGATTAGGTAATCTAACCCACACACCCGGTTTATACACAACACCCATCATAAAGCAGAATCTTTAGTACTAATTCAtatatgttttcataaattgctttattttattattatttttaaattgtttctgtttttgtgtttcttttgtttggtgtgaataaaaaaaacatcaaaactaatttttaaagaaaaatgtataatatgaTGATGTGCTTATTTTAAACAGTAGacaatttctgcttttgttaaaCTGTTATTATGTTTCTAATGATGTCTAATTCAGCTTCTGAACTGCAAGTGGAATAGATTAGTACTAGTAGTTGAATAGAGTAGTTGTAAATAATATTAGTAAGCAGTTGAACTCGAACTATACACTGGATTTTTGCTTATTAAACTAAACAGTTTAACTGGCACAAATGCTAACAGGTACAgtataagttaaaataaaaacagacaaagttACATTTATGGATACATCTTTTcatatgctgtttttttaatctgtaatatgttgagcagaaatatttttattatttttgcttcatagATTAAAGCAAAATATCTGAATGAACGCTACAAATTTAGTGGccgtttttaatttattatttagaaaaaaaaattcaggtcTGGTCTTTGTAGAGTGTTACTAACTGATATTTGTTGGGTTTTCACACTGGTTCTGCAATTCCATATTACGGCACTACGAATCATTTTAGCGGGTTTCAAGATGTCATTTTAAAACGTTTCTTTGCTAACTGATTTATTACGGTGCATTCCttcatatttgtttatttgaagaCAAAGTATAAAGACTTCCTCTTAGCTCAGGTGGGAAGAAGCTTAGGCCTCTTTATTGTGCTCCAGTGAGGTGAAGATCAGGGAACATCTTGGTTCCTGTTTCACTCCCACTCGGACCTCGGTCTCTACCAAAAAGAGGAATGGAGAAATTAAGTTTGGTTTATTAGTCAGAGCAGGGTGGAGCGGCAACTTTACAAAGTTCTCAAACCAACttattcaaatatatatttcctGATTCAGGTGAAACGCATGATGAGTGAAGATGGTGATGTCAGTAAAAACAGGAGCAAgctaataaaaggaaaaaataaagaggaaaataacaataaaccaagaaaGGATAacactaatcaaaggaaactaaatggaaatacACAAAGGATAAAATGCTAGAATAATAAGGAACTGAAGGAAATACAGAGGAAAAAACTGGTACGTTAAGACTTTTCGAGCAATAATAAATACagggactgtatggcaagaacaAACAGACCCTGTTTTCAGGTAAGAGATGAGATAAAACTGTTGAAGTGctatgggtttgttgagaccacatctaatactaAGAAGAAAATTTACAGACCGTAAGTCATAAGagacttatcacttatttacgttttattttatatatttatttcttcagtatTATTTTACATGTCGGTGTTAATGTCATGATGCTGTTcagtgactccatgacactttcagtttgactcatCAGGACTGGATTACGAACCAGCTTTGTTCTTTGTAACTTTTCTACAGTAAATCTATTCACCTGTAAATGTCCAGTCTATTTAAAGATAtcatccatgtttctgtccCATATTTGTATGTCATTAAAAGGGGCTGGAGCGTTCTataaaatggaacatttttgcTGTCGTCATTAGAGAATTTTGacctacttttatttttgtcttcgTTCAGATACTTCACAGTGTGACATCATCCAACTGGCCGCTGTCTGTGAGGAGAGAGTCTTCAATAAATACACTGTCCCTCAGCAAAACATTGATGAGGGCGCCACAGAGGTCACAGGCTTCACAGTGCAATCTGGTCACCTGGTCCTCTACGTGTCTCCCGTGGAAACCGTCCCAATCGATGACCTTCTGACCTCCTTCATCGACTTCCTGCGCTCCTTCCAACGCCCCGTATTGCTGGCGGCCCACAATGCGAAGCGTTTTGATATGCCTGTGCTCACCAGAGTGATGAAGAAGTATGACCTGTACCCTCAGTTCCAGCAGGTGGTGTCGGGCTTCCTGGACACCTTATTGCTTAGCAAGAGACTCTTCCCGCGCATTAAGGGCTATTCACAGGTGTCTTTAGTCAAGATCTTTCTACAAAAGTCCTACGATGCTCATAATGCAGAGGAGGACGCCAAGATGCTGCAGGAGCTGTATAAGGTGTGGAGACCTGACCAGTTTGCGGTTTTAGCAAGTACTTCTGAAGTAAAttaagagtatttttactaaAGGAAAAAGTCTAATAATGTACCCTGAAAACGAACCGATGTATCCACAGAAACAAAGTTCTGAGTGAGGATAAatgtggtttcttttttttgtcatcatgcACCTCTAAATCAATGGAAATATTTATACATAATGAAGTAAGATGGTGGTTATATTTCTAGTAATCAGATAATTGGAAAACCTTTTAGAtccacttattttatttagtccTGTAGCTGTGCACTTTGTTTCTGTGAGAAGTATGGCTCAATTTAATTGTCAAaccattaaaactaaattttctaTACATTCCTAAAAACCTCTTATTTACACCAAATCATAGAAACCACATAGGGATTTTAAGTATGTACAGAAAATGTGTCTTCTGCTTGACTtgtaaaggaaaataaaaatattctattgAGTGTTTCAGTGGCTGTGCGTTGTCTACACTTGAAGGAGCAGGACCACACTTCAGATTTCactgttcttttttgtttgaccAGTAGCACAGGTACAGCAGATGACACAGGCATAACACGTTATGTAGGTGAAAAATCTGATTgaacaatacatttattttttccacccaaaattaaaaatgtccgGAGAGTGCATTTAATAGTCTatattagcggttctcaacgtgggcggtaccgccccccggggGTCATTCAGAg from Poecilia reticulata strain Guanapo linkage group LG6, Guppy_female_1.0+MT, whole genome shotgun sequence includes these protein-coding regions:
- the LOC108166343 gene encoding DNA polymerase III PolC-type-like isoform X2, whose product is MVDKIIIFFDLETTGLDTSQCDIIQLAAVCEERVFNKYTVPQQNIDEGATEVTGFTVQSGHLVLYVSPVETVPIDDLLTSFIDFLRSFQRPVLLAAHNAKRFDMPVLTRVMKKYDLYPQFQQVVSGFLDTLLLSKRLFPRIKGYSQVSLVKIFLQKSYDAHNAEEDAKMLQELYKVWRPDQFAVLASTSEVN
- the LOC108166343 gene encoding exonuclease DPD1, chloroplastic/mitochondrial-like isoform X1, which translates into the protein MVDKIIIFFDLETTGLDTSQCDIIQLAAVCEERVFNKYTVPQQNIDEGATEVTGFTVQSGHLVLYVSPVETVPIDDLLTSFIDFLRSFQRPVLLAAHNAKRFDMPVLTRVMKKYDLYPQFQQVVSGFLDTLLLSKRLFPRIKGYSQVSLVKIFLQKSYDAHNAEEDAKMLQELYKVWRPDMSKVVIRTFKVDEKYPY